One region of Quercus lobata isolate SW786 chromosome 2, ValleyOak3.0 Primary Assembly, whole genome shotgun sequence genomic DNA includes:
- the LOC115965527 gene encoding uncharacterized protein LOC115965527, which produces MQIKDDPSLKWPEKMKGDPNKHNKSKYCRFHWDHGHDKDECYDLKQQIENLIRQGKLRHFVGRDHRDEKLKGKMEESSRPPLGEIRIIIGGNSTEQSSKSKKTYLKVVQNVQLSGRSPRTRSMDGPAISFTDEDAERIHHPHDDAIVITLLIADYTTRRVLVDNGSSADTLYYPTFQ; this is translated from the coding sequence atgcaaatcaaagacgACCCTTCTCTAAAATGGCCAGAGAAGATGAAAGGAGATCCCAATAAGCACAATAAGAGTAAATATTGTCGCTTCCATTGGGACCATGGGCATGACAAAGATGAATGTTATGACCTGAAGCAGCAAATTGAGAATCTTATTAGACAAGGAAAGCTGAGGCACTTCGTTGGAAGGGATCATAGAGATGAgaagttgaaaggaaaaatggaGGAATCATCCCGGCCCCCACTAGGAGAGATAAGGATTATCATTGGAGGAAACTCCACGGAGCAATCTTCCAAGTCAAAGAAGACATATCTCAAAGTGGTGCAAAACGTCCAACTCTCTGGACGATCACCAAGGACGAGATCAATGGACGGGCCGGCCATTTCCTTCACCGACGAAGATGCTGAGAGGATCCATCACCCGCATGACGATGCAATTGTCATTACTCTGCTTATTGCAGATTATACAACCAGGAGAGTGTTAGTTGACAATGGAAGCTCAGCAGATACATTGTACTACCCTACCTTCCAATAG